Genomic DNA from Campylobacter concisus:
TTTATAGCGATGCAAAGATTAGCAATTTAAAAGATCAAGTAAAAGAGTCCATAACTTCTAGAATAGAACTAAACTCGGATAACGACAAGATAGTGGATTCTGTAAATAACATCTCTGAGTACAAAATTTTATTTAAAAAAATTTATAATGACGGCATTAATTTTGATAATATTGCAGATGCAATAGCTGAGTTTGAAAAGGCTGTCTTAAGTGTTGATTCGCCATTTGATCGTTTTATATCAGGTGATAACAATGCCATAGATGATAGCGCAAAGAAAGGATTTGAGATATTCAATAATATAGGCTGTGCCGCTTGTCATAATGGTAGAAATTTGGGAGGAAATTTGACACAAGATATTGGCCGAGAAAAAATTTCTGCCTTAGATACAAGCAAAAGATTAAGAAGAGTGCCATCACTAAGAAATATTACAAAAACTGCCCCATATTTATCCCATGGAGAGATAAATGATCTAAAAGAGGCTATAAGCTTTATTGGTAACTACCAGCTAGGATACGTTCTTAGCAAAGATGAAATTGATGCTTTATACTCATTTTTTCTGACATTAAATGGTAAAAAGCCTAGGATACTAAATGAGTACTAAACGAATAAAAACCATACTTAGCGTCTTAACAGCTATATTTTTCATTAGTGCATTTTTTATATATAAAGCAAATATAGCTATTGGTGCAGCTCATAAATTTGATGATGGAATTTTAAATCTAAAATTTATAGACAATGAGATAACTTTTTCTTTGAATAATATTTATGATGTCTCAAACTACGACAAACTCAATGCTGACATAAATTCTTTTGATACAAATTTGAGCAACCTTTCAATGCTTAGTGATGAGATGTTGTTATTTCATCAAAATGAAATAACAAAAGATCTACAAAACATAAAAGATACATTTATTAAAAAAGTATTTTTTACACAAAGATCAGCTTATGTAAACTCATCTATAGATTCTTATATCCAAATAAGTCAATATGAAATACAAAATCTCGCACTTCCAAATAAGCTTGAGGCTGTATTCTATGCGATAAAAGGCGCTTTGATGCTTAGTCCTGAAGTAATAGATGAAATTTCAAAGCAAATAAAAATGTATAAAAATGAGTATAAAGATAACCAAAAAGCTCAAAATATATTAGACAAGATGCTTTATGCGACTCAAGCTACAAAAACTTTACGTACAATCTCAAATAGTGCAAAAGAGCTACATCTTGATAATCTAATAGAAAATTTTAGAAACAAAATCCTAGAATTTCACTCTGATGAGGTGAATAACGCAAAAATAGCTCAGATAATTTGCCTACTTACATTTATAATATTTTGTGCATTTGGCCTCTATCAAATCAAAATGGCCTCAGAGCGTTTAAGACAGATAAAACTCTTAAGATCCACGGTTGAAAACGATCATAGCTCTATTATCTATTGCGATAAATACAATAGGATTTCATACGTAAATAAAACCTTTGAAGAAAAAACTGGCTACAAGCTAAAAGAAATAATAGGCAAAAACCCTAGAATACTAAAATCATATATGCACCCGCAAAGCTTTTATGAATCTATAAAAGAGGCTGTGCAAAAATCTCTACCTTGGGAGAGCGATGAGCTTATAAGTAGAACAAAAAGCGGTGATTTTTTATATGAAAAGGTAAAATTTTCGCCATTTTTCTTTAAAAATAAATTTGAGGGCTATATAGCGGTAAAACTTGATAGGACTAAAGAGACACTGATACTAAACGAGCTAACTCAAAAAAATGAACAAATAAAAATACAATCTTCAATCGATAAACTAACAGGCTTTGGCAATTACTTTGCTTTAACTGAAATTTTAGACGCACAAAAAGATGGAGTGCTCATTTGCTTAAGCATTAAGAATTTTAAAATTTTAAGATTCTTTTATCAAACTAAGATTATCGATGCAATGCTAAAAGCAGTAGCTGATACACTAAAGCTTTGTATAGATACTTCTGAGATAAAAGCAAAGCTATTTAGATTTCAAGATGACGCATTTTATATATGGTATGAAGGTGATAATATCGTAAGAGATATTGAATATATTAGAGAATATTTTGGTTCAAATAGAATAAATGTCGCTATTGATGAAAAATTTGAAAACTTACCAGGCATAAAGATGGTGTTTGGTGTTTCATTGCCAAACGATACCCCACAAACTAACCGCCTAATGCAATCAGTCCTTGCAAATCAGCTCGCAATAGAAAATGGTAGCAATATTTACTACTATCTAGAAAATGACGCCATTGAGATGAAATATCACAAAAACCAGCTGGCAGTTCAGCTAATCGAAGATGCGTTAGAAAACGATAGAGTCATAGTAGAAGCACAAGGCATCTTTAACTTAGAAGAAAATGAGACCGAAGCAAAGTATTATGAAGTCTTGGTTCGTATAATCGATCAAAATGGCAAGATACACTATCCGGGCGAATTTTTAGATATTGCTATGAAAACTCAGTTATATCCGCAAATAACCAAAAAAGTTATAGCCCTTGCATTTGATTTAGCCAAAAAATATCCAGACTATACATTCTCAATAAATTTATCTAATACAGACATAGCCGACGCTAGTATGAGAGAGCTTATAGAAAATAAACTAATAGAGTGCAAAGATCCTAATAAAATTTGTTTTGAAATGCTAGAGAGCGAAGAGCTTAGCGACTATGTTGCGGTAAATTCTTTCATAAAACGCGTCAAAGGCTATGGATGTAAAATTTCGATTGATGACTTTGGCTCAGGATACTCAAACTATTACCGAATTTTGGAGCTTGATATAGACACCATAAAGATAGATGGCTCGATAATCAAAAAGCTTCCATTTGACGAAAATGCTAGAGTTCTAGTAGAAACCATCGTAAGCTTTGCAAAAAAACAAGGCTACAAAATAGTAGCCGAGTTCGCAAGCTCAGAAGAAATTTTAAACCAAATCAAAAATTTTGGAATACCTTACGCACAAGGTTTCTTACTGGGCAAGCCTCGTAGAATGGAATAGTGGCTAAATTTCTATATCTATCCCGACTGGGCAGTGATCGCTGCCTGTGATCTCTGGCAAGATAAATGCGTCTTTTAGCCTATCCTTTAATCCTTGCGATATAAAGAAATAATCAATCCTCCAGCCGACATTTTTTGCCCTTGCGCTAAAGCGGTAGCTCCACCACGAATAAGCGTCCGTAATATCGCCATTTATGGCTCTAAAGGTATCTATAAAGCCACTTTTTAGCACCTCATCTATCCACGCTCGCTCGATAGGCAAAAAGCCTGAAGTTTTAGAGTTTGCCTTTGGGTTTTTAAGGTCGATCTCGCGGTGAGCGGTATTTACATCACCACAAAATATCACCTCTTTGCCGCTTTTTATAAGCTCTTTGCAGTAAGCTAAAAATTTCTCATAAAAATCCATTTTATAGGCTAGGCGCTCGTCATCATTTTGTCCGTTTGGAAAATAGATATTAAAAAGCACGATATCATTAAATCTATGCTCCAAAACACGCCCTTCCGTGTCGTCAAAGAAGGCTGCCTTTTGTGTAGAAATGTCAAAATTTGCTAGGCTCATCACGCCAGAGTATCCGGCTCTCTCGCCTGAGTTTACACTTATATCTTTAAAGCCAAGGTTGTAAATTTCCTTTGGTACGTCACTTTCTTTGACTTTAATCTCTTGAAGCGCCAAAAAATCAGGCTTTTGCTCCGTAAGCCACGCGAAACCATCTTTTATTACAAGTGCTCTAAGGCCATTTACATTCCAGCTAATAAGTTTCAAATTTCATCCTTTTTTTAATTATAATTATGCCAAAAATCGCAAAAAGGAAAGTTATGAGAAACCAGCCAGAGTATAAATTTTTTAAAAATTTTGGCTATGCAAGAGAGGGTTTGGCTGAAATTTTCAAAAACGAAAAGAGCTTTCGCATAGAAATTTGCATATTTTTGATGGCTACGATCTCGCTATTTTTTTGGAAATTTGACCTTATTTTTAATCTATTTTTGATCTTTAGCATGGCATTTGTGCTAGTTTGCGAGTGCCTAAACTCGGGCCTAGAGCGAGTGACCGATCTTGCAAGCCCAGACTATCACGCCCTAGCAAAGGCTGCAAAGGACGCTGGAAGTGCGGCCGTGATGATCTCAAATTTCTTATGTGGCGCGCTTTGGTGCGTGGCAATAGGATATAAATGGATCTAGCATGAATGAAGAAATTTACAAGGCAATAATTGGCGAGAAAAAGGTAGAAATTATAAATTTGCTAGTTAAAAGCTGTGATGAAAATGGCTTCATTGTAGTAAAAATTTCAGAAATTTGTGAAAAGCTAGATGTGAGCAAACCAACCGTGATAAATACCTTTAAGTTGCTTGAAGAGAAGAAAATTTTTGAGCGAGTGAAAAACGGAGTTTATAGATTTAAAAATTTATAGTGGTGAGCAAACGCTTACCGCATCTTTTTATCCTATAGTCTTAGTAGTGATCATGCCAAATGTTAAGTGGTCAGTTATCATGACTGGACCTAGACGAATGGCTCATAAACGCCACCTGTGATCTCGCCAGCTGCATATAAATTTGGTATAGGCATAGCTGTTTGAGAGCTTATGACTTGGGTTTTTGTGTTGATATTTGGCTGCCTATTGTTTGGTGAACTTTTGGCGTGCCATGTTCTGCTTAAAATGGCGGATAGGCTATAAAAGTAAAAAATAATATAAATCTTCCTATAAAATTTTTAAGTAAATAGCTTTAAAAATATTCACTACGGCTTATTTAAATTTATAACTTAGTTGATAAATTTTAGAGTATTTTGGTTTTAGTTTAAGAATAGATTTTAATTTAGAATGAACGGAGCAAAATTGCTCCGTAAATTATTTAACACCAACTATGATTTGAGTTGCTTTGATAATTGCAGTTACTTTATCTCCTGCTTTTAAAGCTAGGCTACTAACTGACTCTCTTGTAATGATAGCAGAAATTTTGCTGCCATTTACATCGATAATAACTTCAGCATTTACAGCTCCGTCTTTTATCTCGCTTACAGTGCCTTTTATTTGGTTTGTAGCGCTAAGCTTAATGCTGTCATCTTTTGAAACGATAACGCTTGAAGCTTTGAATAAAAAGATAGCTTTTTTGCCAACTTTAAGATCAAGACCTTTTTCACTATCAACTGTAACAGTTGCTTTTAGCACTTCACCACCTGCAAGCTTAGCAGATATTAGCGAATTTACCGCACCTGTTCTTACCTCTGTGATCTCAACATTTAGTTGATTTCTTGCACTTATTGACATTTTGTCTCCTTGTTTTGAATTAAATTATGGTGAAATTGTAAGGTAGAATTATTAAGCAAAACTTAAAAGCTATTTATACAAAATTATAATATCAAAAATAAAAATTTTATACTTTTAAATGCCCTATAAATCGCTATTTGAGAAATAAAATCTAAAAATTTAATTTATATTATTTTAAAAAAAATGAGAAAAAATATTACTAACTACTACTTCTAAATATCTATTTTTGTAAAATTCTTGTAAATTTGGCTTTAAAGCTGGATAAATTTAAAGATATTTTTAAGTTAAAGTAATGTTTTTAGATAAAGAAAAAATATAAAATTTGAAGTGTAAATTTAAAAACTTAAATGCCAGCTTCAAGCATCGCTTCTGCTTGATAGTGAGTGATAAGCGGCTCAATGATCTCGTCAAATAGCCCTGCAGCCATGATCGCATCAAGGCGATAAAGTGTTAAATTTATGCGGTGATCGCTTATGCGGTTTTGCGGATAGTTATAAGTTCTTATCCTACCTGAGCGGTCTCCAGTGCCGACCTGACTCTTGCGCTCGCTAGTCTCTTTAGCAAGTCTCTCTTGCTCTTGCATCTCGTAAAGTCTAGCTTTTAGCACCTTCATCGCAGCTTCTTTATTTTTGTGCTGGCTCTTGCCATCTTGGTTTGTGACAACAAGTCCAGTTGGTATGTGCGTGATCCTAACGGCACTATCAGTTGTATTTACTGACTGACCGCCGTGACCTGAGCTTCTCATCACATCGACTCTTATATCATTTGGATTGATCTCGATCTCACTATCCTCGACCTCTGGCATAATAGCCACAGTCACAGCCGAAGTATGCACCCTGCCCTGGCTCTCAGTCTCTGGTACACGCTGAACCCTATGCGTGCCGCCTTCAAATTTTAGTCTTGAGTAAGCACCTTTGCCTTTTATAAGTACGATAATCTCTTTAAAGCCGCCAGTATTGCCTTCGCTTTGGCTAACGATCTCAAATTTATATCCACGAAGCTCTGCGTATCTGATGTAAGCGTTAAAAAGATCTCCAACAAATAGTGCAGCCTCATCGCCGCCAGTGCCTGCGCGAATTTCTAAAAATATATTTTTATCATCGTTTGGATCTTTTGGAAGAAGTAAAATTTTGATCTCTTCTTCAAGCTTCTCTCTTGAAATTTCTAAATTTTTAAGCTCGTCTTTTGCAAGCTCACCAAGTTCAGAGTCCTCAAGTAGGGCTTTATTTTCATCGATGTCTTTTAAAATTTCTAGATATTTTGTTGAGGCAGATGCGACTGGTTCGATAGATGATTGCTCTTTTGAGAGCTTTGTCATCTTTTCGATATCGTTTGCTATATTTGGATCGCTAAGAAGCGTAGAAATTTCATTATAGCGATCCAAAAATGGATGAAGTTTATCAGCAAACATTAAATTTTATAAATTAAGCAGCTTTTAGAGTATTTACTAATTGTGCAAGACGACTAACGCGACGAGCAGCAGTTTGTTTCTTCAAAAAGCCTCTACTTACGAAGCTGTGGATACTTTTATTAGCAACTTTTAAAGCTTCATTTGCAGCATTTAGATCTTTAGCTTCTACAGCTACACGCACTGCTTTTGTTATATTTTTAAGTCTTGTGCGGTAAAATCTATTTCTTTCTGTTCTTTTTATAGTTTGTCTAGCTCTTTTTTCAGCAGATTTATGGTTTGCCATAATATACCTTTTTGAATAATTTTAGTCGGTGATTATATTAAAGATATAATAAATTTAACCTTAATTTAAGTCATCCTTAATGAAAGTAAAATTTTAGATTTTAAATTAGGTAAATTCTGATAAAATAGCACAATTTTATAATAAAAAGGATAAATTTATGAAACTATTTGGAACGGATGGAGTTCGTGGAAAAGCTGGCGAGAAGCTTTCAGCTCAAACATCTATGCGTCTTGCAATGGCAGCTGGAATTTATTTTAGAAAGACCTCAGCGACAAATGTGATTTTGGTTGGAAAGGACACTAGAAAAAGTGGTTATATGATAGAAACCGCCATCGTTGCAGGACTAACTGCAGTTGGCTACAACGTCCTTCAAATAGGCCCTATGCCAACACCTGCGATAGCATTTTTAACAGAAAATATGCGCTGTGACGCTGGCATAATGATAAGCGCCTCACACAACCCATACTACGATAACGGCATCAAATTTTTTGATAGCTTTGGCAACAAGCTTGATGAGACAATAGAAGCTGAGATCGAGAAAATTTTCTACGACGATGAGCTCATCGCAAACGCCCAAAAGACGATGACAGAGATCGGCGCAAACAAGAGGATCGACGATGTTATCGGCAGATATATCGTGCAGATCAAAAATTCATTCCCAAAAGAGCTAAATTTAAAGAATTTACGAGTAGTTTTAGATGTGGCAAATGGAGCTGCTTACAAGGTCGCGCCAACTGTATTTAGCGAGCTTGGAGCTGATGTCATCGTCATAAACAACGAGCCAAATGGTAGCAACATCAACCAAAACTGTGGCGCACTTCACCCAGAAGATCTAGCGAGCGAGGTAAAAAGGCTTCGTGCCGACATCGGCTTTGCATTTGACGGCGATGCTGATAGGCTTGTAGTAGTTGACGAAAACGGCGAAGTTGTGCATGGCGATGCGATACTTGGCTCACTAGCTGCATTTTTGCACGAGCAAAAGGCGCTAAAAGGCGGAGCCATCGTGGCTACGGTGATGAGTAACGCTGCACTTGATGACTATCTAAAAGCTCATAAGATCAAGCTACTTCGCTCAAACGTAGGCGATAAATACGTGCTTGAGATGATGAAAGAAAATGGTATAAATTTTGGCGGTGAGCAAAGCGGTCACGTGATATTTAACGACTACGCTAAGACTGGCGACGGCCTTGTTACCTCAATGCAAGTAGTTGCTATGATGCTTAAAAAAGGCAAAAAAGCTAGTGAAATTTTTGGCGAGCTAAAGCCATATCCGCAAATTTTGCTAAATTTAAAAATCACAGAGAAAAAGCCGCTTGATAAGATAGAGGGACTAAAAGAGCTTGAAGCTAGCCTCGCAAAAGAGGGCATAAGATCGCTCTTTAGATACTCTGGCACTGAAAATTTGATCAGACTTTTGCTTGAGGGCAAAAATCAAACTTTAGTTGAAAAACGCATGGATGAAGTTGAGAAATTTTTTGTAAAAGCCCTAAATGCGTAAAAGCTTAGTTAAATTTTTCATCGCATTTTTTATCATTTTTATCGTTGATCAAGCGATAAAGATGATATTTATAGATGGTTTTTCGTGGGACGGAGAGTTTTTTTCGCTAGTTCTTACATATAATAAGGGCGTTGCATTTTCGATGTTAGCCTTTTTAGATGAGTGGCTAAAATTTATCCAAATCGCCCTCATTTTAGGCGTTTTTGTCTATCTGGTCGTTGAGAAAAAACTGCTTTGCTCGCATGCCATTTGGCTTGGAGCTTTGCTAGGAGCTGGCAGCTCAAATATCACAGATAGATTTATCCATGGCGGCGTCGTGGATTACGTCTTTTGGCATAAGTGGTTTAACTTTGCGGTCTTTAACTTCGCCGATGTGATGATCGATCTTTGCGTGGTGATGATACTTTGGCAAAGTTTTAGGAAAAGGAGAGAGAGTGGGAAATAATATCTACGTCGCATACGCGCTTTGGCTACTTACTGGCTGGCTTGGAGCGCATAGAATTTACCTTGGTAAATTTATCACTGGTTTTTTGATGATGGGACTATTTTTTATCGGTTACTCTTTGCAAATCATCCTCATTGGCTACTTATTTTTGGCTATTTGGGGCATTTGGTGGATCATCGATGCATTTTTAGTTGGCGCTTATGTCGAGAAAAATTTACAAAAAGTCGAGCTAAAAGAGAGACTAAAACTAAAAGATAAAGAGGACGACTTAAAAAGGCTTTACGAGCTTTTTGAGAGTGGTGCGATCAGTAAGGCTGAATTTGAAGCTAGAAAAGAGATACTTTTTAGATAAGGAGACGTTATGGCAGAATATTATCTTTACTTAAAATACCTCCACTATTTGTTTTTCATCTCGTGGATGGCAGTGCTGTTTTATCAGCCAAGGCTCTACGTTTATCACGTAGAAAACATGAACAAGCCAGACTTTGTAAAAGTGGTCGAAGTGATGGAGTATAAGATGTATCACTACATCGGTTGGGTCGCACTCATTGGCTCATTTGTAACTGGCATTTTGATACTTATGGCTATGCCTGATCTTATAAAAACTGGTCACATCCATGTTAAAATTTTAGTTGTCATCTTAATGGCTATCTATCACCTAGACCTTGGACGCTACATGAAGCAGCTCAAAGAAAAACGCTGTAACAAAAGTGGCATCTTTTTTAGAGCCTACAACGAAGTGCCAACTATCGCGATGCTTATCATCATCTGGGTCATGATAGTAAATCCATTTTAAGGGAATTTGATGAAGAAATTTTTAGCATTTATTGCTTTGCCGGCACTCTTACTTGCAGCGACTCAGTACTTTGAGCCGATGCAGATAAAATTTGACAACAGACTCTACTCGCTAGCAGGCTCAGCCAAGCCTGTGCCAAATTTATTCACGCAGGAGTACTTACTGCCTGGCGAAAAGCTAGATAGTTTTAGCTACATGCTCTCGCTAAACACGCTTAAATTTGACGCTACAGTCGAGCAAGCAGTCGAGCAAAAGATAAATGATCTAAAAGAGCTAAAAGCAAAAGGGCTAAAAGTGGCTTATAAAAAGGGCTCACTAGCAAATGAAATTTATCTTGATATCACGATATTTTCAAACCTAAATGGCGTGCCAACAGCCGAGCACTCGATATATCGCTACACCAAACAAGGCGGAAATTTAGTCCTTTTTACCATCCAAAGGCGCGCTTATAAAAAAGAGGGCATTCAAAGATTTGCTGCAAATTTCACAATAGAGTCGCAAGATTTTAGCAAAAAAGCCCTAGCCACACCTTTTCCACAAATCATCAATAGATAGAAAAATTTGAGTGTAAATTTAGCCTTTGCACTCAAATTTTAAAACTAGACTTAATAAATTTATCTAAAAATAAAACGAATAGTTATATGATAGGAAAAACTCAAAAAGGATAGCCTATGATACATAAAATTCTTATCGCAAATCGTGGTGAGATCGCAGTTAGGATAGTCAGAGCTTGTAGGGATTTACACATCCAAAGCGTAGGAATTTACACAGCGCCAGATAGCGAGTGCTTGCATGTAAGGATCGCTGATGAGGCCTATCAAGTAGGCGAAGATCCGATCAAAGGCTATCTTGACGCCAAAGCGATCGTAAAGCTTGCTAAAGAGTGCGGGGCTGATGCGATACACCCAGGATACGGCTTTTTAAGCGAAAACTACGAATTTGCAAAGGCAGTTGAGGATGCTGGGCTTATCTTTATCGGTCCAAAGGCTGAAGTGATAAGAAAAATGGGTGATAAAAATATCGCAAGATACCTAATGAAGAGAAACGGCATACCAATCGTTCCAGGCACAGAAAAGCTAAATGACGAGAGTATGGATGCCATAAAAGAGCACGCTAGACGCATCGGCTACCCAGTCATTTTAAAAGCAAGCGGTGGTGGTGGTGGCCGTGGCATCAGAGAAGTTTGGCAAGAAGAAGATATGCAAGATGCCTTTGAGTCTTGCACCAGAGAGGCAAAGACCTACTTTAATAACGATGAAGTTTTTATGGAGAAGCTTGTCGTAAATCCTCGCCACATCGAGTTTCAAATTTTAGGCGACAACTACGGCAACATCATCCACCTTTGCGAGCGTGACTGCTCTATCCAAAGGCGCCACCAAAAGATTATCGAGATCGCACCTTGCCCATCGATCAGTGAAAATTTAAGAAAGATTATGGGCGTGACTGCGGTGGCCGCTGCAAAGGCTGTGGGCTACTCAAACGTAGGAACGATCGAGTTTTTACTAGATGACTACAACAACTTTTACTTCATGGAGATGAACACTCGTATCCAAGTGGAACATGGCATCACCGAAGAAATCACCGGCCACGACTTAGTCGTTAGGCAGATAAGGATCGCAGCTGGTGAAATTTTAGAGATCGAACAAAGTGACATCAAGCCACGTGGTTACGCGATAGAGGCAAGGATCACAGCTGAAAATGTCTGGGAGAATTTCATCCCAGCACCAGGCACTATCGAGGGCTACTATCCAGCACTTGGTCCATCTGTGCGCGTCGATAGCCACGTCTATAAGGACTACACCATACCGCCATTTTATGACTCTTTGATCGCAAAGCTGATCGTAAAGGCGACCGACTACGATCTAGCGGTAAATAAGCTTGAAAGAGCACTTGAAGAATTTACCATCGAAGGCGTGCGAACGATCATCCCATTTTTGCTAACGATCAGCAAAAGCAAGGAGTTTAGAAGAGGATTTTTCGATACTAGCTACGTTGAGAAAAACTTAAAAACTATCCTTGAAAATACCTATGATGATATGAACAAAGAGCCAAATGACGACCTAGAAGAGGTCATCGTAGAGGCGATAAAAAGATATAAAAAGAAGAGATGAATTTATCTCATTGCGGCTTTGGCGATAAATTCCGCCAAGGCTAAATTTTCGCGCAAACTGCGTAAATTTTAGCTCCGTCATTTGCCAAGGCGTAGAGCCTGCCACCGCTTACTAGTATAATCTGATCTGTAACTAAACCAAAATTTCAAACCCTATCTCTTTTAAAAGCAAGCCATTTCTAGCGCTTATCAAAACTGGCTTATTTTTGTGATTTGCGAACAAAATTTGACCATTAATCCAAGCAAAGTACTCCGTGCAACTGGTTTTAAATTTAAATATCGCCCGTCACTTTTTACATCCACGGCGTAGAGATATAAAGTAAAACATCCCCCTCACACAGATAAACTGGCGTGTGGAAATATGTGCCAAGCTTTAGCCACCAGATAGTTTTGCCTATTCTTGTACTATGCTCTTTAGGCGGCACACTCGCGTTTAAATTTTCATCTTTTGCTTCATTATTGATCGCTGCGCCACCCAAAATTTCTTTGCACTCCATCATAAATGGCGAGCTCATGCGCACGCAAAAGCCTCAAGTTCGTATGTTTTAGCATCGTTATAAATCTCTTTTATGGGCTACGCTGCTTTATCAAGCTAATTTACCTCATCATTAACTCTTTGCAACATCTCGCATTTAGTGATTGCTAGTTTTCTTAGTTATCTCTGCCAGCTTCTTAAATTTATGAAGATTGTGGTCTAAATTTGGGGACAAATGGGTCAAAATTAAAAGCGCACCGAGTTAAATTTGATAAAATTTGCCAAAATTTAGCAGAT
This window encodes:
- a CDS encoding cytochrome-c peroxidase, which translates into the protein MKGVILCLFIITISFCKYESYKPLTVVKYNEEKALLGKKLFFDKRLSPNENYSCQTCHNLYWNLSGSNQDSMEKGTLNPPTILNAAANYLFYSDAKISNLKDQVKESITSRIELNSDNDKIVDSVNNISEYKILFKKIYNDGINFDNIADAIAEFEKAVLSVDSPFDRFISGDNNAIDDSAKKGFEIFNNIGCAACHNGRNLGGNLTQDIGREKISALDTSKRLRRVPSLRNITKTAPYLSHGEINDLKEAISFIGNYQLGYVLSKDEIDALYSFFLTLNGKKPRILNEY
- a CDS encoding bifunctional diguanylate cyclase/phosphodiesterase; this translates as MSTKRIKTILSVLTAIFFISAFFIYKANIAIGAAHKFDDGILNLKFIDNEITFSLNNIYDVSNYDKLNADINSFDTNLSNLSMLSDEMLLFHQNEITKDLQNIKDTFIKKVFFTQRSAYVNSSIDSYIQISQYEIQNLALPNKLEAVFYAIKGALMLSPEVIDEISKQIKMYKNEYKDNQKAQNILDKMLYATQATKTLRTISNSAKELHLDNLIENFRNKILEFHSDEVNNAKIAQIICLLTFIIFCAFGLYQIKMASERLRQIKLLRSTVENDHSSIIYCDKYNRISYVNKTFEEKTGYKLKEIIGKNPRILKSYMHPQSFYESIKEAVQKSLPWESDELISRTKSGDFLYEKVKFSPFFFKNKFEGYIAVKLDRTKETLILNELTQKNEQIKIQSSIDKLTGFGNYFALTEILDAQKDGVLICLSIKNFKILRFFYQTKIIDAMLKAVADTLKLCIDTSEIKAKLFRFQDDAFYIWYEGDNIVRDIEYIREYFGSNRINVAIDEKFENLPGIKMVFGVSLPNDTPQTNRLMQSVLANQLAIENGSNIYYYLENDAIEMKYHKNQLAVQLIEDALENDRVIVEAQGIFNLEENETEAKYYEVLVRIIDQNGKIHYPGEFLDIAMKTQLYPQITKKVIALAFDLAKKYPDYTFSINLSNTDIADASMRELIENKLIECKDPNKICFEMLESEELSDYVAVNSFIKRVKGYGCKISIDDFGSGYSNYYRILELDIDTIKIDGSIIKKLPFDENARVLVETIVSFAKKQGYKIVAEFASSEEILNQIKNFGIPYAQGFLLGKPRRME
- a CDS encoding exodeoxyribonuclease III; amino-acid sequence: MKLISWNVNGLRALVIKDGFAWLTEQKPDFLALQEIKVKESDVPKEIYNLGFKDISVNSGERAGYSGVMSLANFDISTQKAAFFDDTEGRVLEHRFNDIVLFNIYFPNGQNDDERLAYKMDFYEKFLAYCKELIKSGKEVIFCGDVNTAHREIDLKNPKANSKTSGFLPIERAWIDEVLKSGFIDTFRAINGDITDAYSWWSYRFSARAKNVGWRIDYFFISQGLKDRLKDAFILPEITGSDHCPVGIDIEI
- a CDS encoding diacylglycerol kinase, yielding MRNQPEYKFFKNFGYAREGLAEIFKNEKSFRIEICIFLMATISLFFWKFDLIFNLFLIFSMAFVLVCECLNSGLERVTDLASPDYHALAKAAKDAGSAAVMISNFLCGALWCVAIGYKWI
- a CDS encoding replication/maintenance protein RepL, translated to MNEEIYKAIIGEKKVEIINLLVKSCDENGFIVVKISEICEKLDVSKPTVINTFKLLEEKKIFERVKNGVYRFKNL
- a CDS encoding TOBE domain-containing protein, encoding MSISARNQLNVEITEVRTGAVNSLISAKLAGGEVLKATVTVDSEKGLDLKVGKKAIFLFKASSVIVSKDDSIKLSATNQIKGTVSEIKDGAVNAEVIIDVNGSKISAIITRESVSSLALKAGDKVTAIIKATQIIVGVK
- the prfA gene encoding peptide chain release factor 1, producing MFADKLHPFLDRYNEISTLLSDPNIANDIEKMTKLSKEQSSIEPVASASTKYLEILKDIDENKALLEDSELGELAKDELKNLEISREKLEEEIKILLLPKDPNDDKNIFLEIRAGTGGDEAALFVGDLFNAYIRYAELRGYKFEIVSQSEGNTGGFKEIIVLIKGKGAYSRLKFEGGTHRVQRVPETESQGRVHTSAVTVAIMPEVEDSEIEINPNDIRVDVMRSSGHGGQSVNTTDSAVRITHIPTGLVVTNQDGKSQHKNKEAAMKVLKARLYEMQEQERLAKETSERKSQVGTGDRSGRIRTYNYPQNRISDHRINLTLYRLDAIMAAGLFDEIIEPLITHYQAEAMLEAGI
- the rpsT gene encoding 30S ribosomal protein S20 gives rise to the protein MANHKSAEKRARQTIKRTERNRFYRTRLKNITKAVRVAVEAKDLNAANEALKVANKSIHSFVSRGFLKKQTAARRVSRLAQLVNTLKAA
- the glmM gene encoding phosphoglucosamine mutase, which produces MKLFGTDGVRGKAGEKLSAQTSMRLAMAAGIYFRKTSATNVILVGKDTRKSGYMIETAIVAGLTAVGYNVLQIGPMPTPAIAFLTENMRCDAGIMISASHNPYYDNGIKFFDSFGNKLDETIEAEIEKIFYDDELIANAQKTMTEIGANKRIDDVIGRYIVQIKNSFPKELNLKNLRVVLDVANGAAYKVAPTVFSELGADVIVINNEPNGSNINQNCGALHPEDLASEVKRLRADIGFAFDGDADRLVVVDENGEVVHGDAILGSLAAFLHEQKALKGGAIVATVMSNAALDDYLKAHKIKLLRSNVGDKYVLEMMKENGINFGGEQSGHVIFNDYAKTGDGLVTSMQVVAMMLKKGKKASEIFGELKPYPQILLNLKITEKKPLDKIEGLKELEASLAKEGIRSLFRYSGTENLIRLLLEGKNQTLVEKRMDEVEKFFVKALNA
- the lspA gene encoding signal peptidase II, producing MRKSLVKFFIAFFIIFIVDQAIKMIFIDGFSWDGEFFSLVLTYNKGVAFSMLAFLDEWLKFIQIALILGVFVYLVVEKKLLCSHAIWLGALLGAGSSNITDRFIHGGVVDYVFWHKWFNFAVFNFADVMIDLCVVMILWQSFRKRRESGK
- a CDS encoding NINE protein, producing the protein MGNNIYVAYALWLLTGWLGAHRIYLGKFITGFLMMGLFFIGYSLQIILIGYLFLAIWGIWWIIDAFLVGAYVEKNLQKVELKERLKLKDKEDDLKRLYELFESGAISKAEFEARKEILFR